In Acidianus brierleyi, one genomic interval encodes:
- a CDS encoding 30S ribosomal protein S3, with translation MVNVRKYFLQKSMVKVMVDEYLAKQFYMAEYAGTDIIKTPIGTRVIIYANRPAMIIGKGGRTIKQLAQVLEKFFNLENPQITVTNVENPELNARVMAFRLAVTLEKGYHFRRAAFITIRRIMNAGAMGAEVIVSGKITSERAKYEKLKEGTVYKSGNSLDLLVDRAIAIATLKMGIYGVEVVITKPLKPLDKITFREAPKSTEGGVTITNVKFIDESGTTGGVNASQNQ, from the coding sequence ATGGTAAATGTTAGGAAATATTTTTTACAAAAATCTATGGTAAAAGTTATGGTAGATGAATATCTAGCTAAGCAATTCTATATGGCAGAATATGCAGGAACAGATATAATAAAAACTCCAATAGGAACTAGAGTTATAATCTATGCTAATAGGCCAGCAATGATAATAGGAAAAGGTGGTAGAACTATAAAGCAATTGGCACAAGTCTTGGAAAAATTCTTCAACTTAGAAAATCCGCAAATTACAGTTACAAATGTAGAAAATCCAGAACTTAATGCTAGAGTAATGGCATTTAGGCTTGCAGTTACATTAGAAAAGGGTTATCACTTTAGGAGGGCAGCTTTTATAACAATAAGGAGAATAATGAATGCTGGCGCAATGGGTGCAGAAGTTATAGTAAGTGGGAAAATAACATCGGAAAGAGCTAAATATGAGAAACTAAAGGAAGGTACTGTGTACAAGTCAGGAAATAGTCTTGATCTATTAGTAGATAGGGCAATAGCTATAGCTACTCTAAAAATGGGTATATATGGAGTCGAAGTGGTAATAACTAAACCATTGAAGCCATTAGATAAGATAACATTTAGAGAAGCTCCTAAATCAACAGAAGGTGGAGTAACTATAACAAATGTTAAATTTATAGATGAATCTGGAACAACTGGTGGTGTCAATGCCTCACAAAACCAATGA
- a CDS encoding 50S ribosomal protein L23 encodes MSVIIEPLATEKATKLIESTNTIVLVVNKSSTKTQIKSEIEKMFSVKVAKINVSISPTGEKKAYIKLKPEFKALDVAHKLGIL; translated from the coding sequence ATGAGCGTAATAATAGAACCTTTAGCAACAGAAAAAGCTACGAAATTGATAGAATCCACAAATACTATAGTGCTTGTGGTAAATAAAAGTTCAACTAAAACTCAGATAAAGTCTGAAATAGAAAAAATGTTCAGCGTTAAGGTAGCTAAGATAAATGTGAGTATATCTCCTACCGGCGAGAAGAAGGCATATATTAAGTTAAAACCAGAATTTAAGGCATTAGATGTAGCTCATAAATTAGGAATATTATAA
- a CDS encoding ribonuclease P protein subunit: protein MKRSIDFIGFKIKILGYSNPILIGTSGIIVFETKNTFRIKVGNRYLTIMKSNGFYELDFKRCHIIISGCKLVSKPSKRVNKRWLR from the coding sequence GTGAAGAGAAGCATTGATTTTATAGGTTTTAAGATAAAAATTTTGGGGTATTCTAATCCTATTCTTATTGGAACGTCTGGTATAATAGTTTTTGAAACTAAGAATACTTTTCGTATCAAGGTTGGTAATAGATATTTAACGATAATGAAAAGCAATGGTTTTTATGAGTTAGATTTTAAAAGATGCCATATTATTATTTCTGGTTGTAAGTTGGTGTCTAAACCGTCAAAAAGGGTTAATAAAAGGTGGTTAAGGTGA
- the ileS gene encoding isoleucine--tRNA ligase — translation MRPLENKFDLKEIENEIIDFWSKANVYSKLKEYNSQNKTKFLFIDGPPYPSAPIPHIGTIWNKVIKDCILRYERLSGFRVYDQPGYDTHGLPIEVAVEKQLGITKKQDIIDKVGVDKFVSLCKDFALKNASSMTQNFMNIGVFMDWNKPYYTLDSTYISNSWAIVKKAYEKGLLEKDVEVLHWCPRCETTLSDYEVSEYRDQEDPSIYVKFKIKGQNNRYLIIWTTTPWTLPANVFVMINKDYNYADVEVGNEIYVIAEERVKNVMTEAKISNYKVLKVYKGEELLGLNYENPLKDLVPAQNNLDAYHKVVDGGNLVSLEDGTGLVHSAPGHGDVDFDLGKRIGSPIVMLVDDRGNMTEQAGKYKGKYVRDASIEIIEDLKARNALLISTKIVHRYPICWRCKTPLILRAIQQWFIKVTKVKQELLNEINNVEWIPDWGKTRIGNMVKELRDWVISRQRFWGNPLPIWICKNNHVTVVGSVEELKKLAIDSVPNDLHKPWIDNVKLKCPICGEEAYRVPDVADVWFDSGVAFFASLGENWKEKWEKLSPVDLVLEGHDQLRGWFFSLLRSGVILDDKAPYKSVLVHGFMLDEQGREMHKSLGNYVEPSVVIDKYGRDVLRLWLLKNTTWEDAKFSWKSIELTKRDLQVVWNVYVFASMYMSLDNFNPEKYTFNDIKNALKIEDYWILSRFNRVLKGIKESMKYYKVHELANAIIQFLVDDVSRFYLRLIRNRAWIESNDPSKIAMYYILYYILKNWIILASSVIPYTAEKIYKEFVINGKLSVSMESIPEAQNELINDELEYAINLVKEINEAGLNARARAGIKLRWPLKSAYVFLNSENDIKSIGLVTDILKSTLNVKNLEIMGIESLKSFSKVVADPNSGSIGKEFRQNTPKIVQYINQNSEIVAKDILEKGTHTFMLDGTEVSLNLTHVTIRESVIEGYTIARFDKGAIAISKELSKEEEEEGIIRDLIRRIQFMRKSMNLNVLDNILVYIQSPEDKYSIINKWKDYIKSETRAVDVVTNKIEGELINDWDIEDEKYTIGIKKV, via the coding sequence ATAAGGCCTTTAGAAAATAAATTTGATTTAAAAGAAATAGAGAACGAGATAATAGATTTTTGGAGTAAAGCTAATGTATATTCGAAGTTAAAGGAATATAATTCTCAGAATAAGACTAAGTTCCTATTTATAGATGGTCCTCCTTATCCATCTGCTCCTATACCACATATAGGAACTATATGGAATAAAGTGATAAAAGACTGTATTTTACGATATGAAAGACTCAGTGGTTTTAGAGTTTACGATCAGCCTGGTTATGATACGCATGGTCTTCCTATAGAAGTTGCGGTAGAAAAGCAACTAGGGATAACTAAAAAGCAAGATATTATAGACAAAGTGGGCGTAGATAAGTTTGTTTCATTGTGTAAAGATTTTGCATTGAAAAATGCGTCTTCTATGACGCAAAATTTCATGAATATAGGAGTTTTCATGGATTGGAATAAACCTTACTATACTCTTGATAGCACATACATAAGTAATTCTTGGGCAATTGTAAAGAAAGCCTATGAAAAAGGACTATTAGAAAAAGACGTAGAGGTTCTTCATTGGTGTCCGCGTTGTGAGACTACATTATCTGACTATGAAGTATCCGAATATAGGGACCAAGAAGATCCATCAATTTATGTGAAGTTTAAGATAAAAGGTCAAAATAATAGGTATCTAATAATATGGACAACTACGCCTTGGACGTTACCTGCTAATGTCTTTGTTATGATAAATAAGGATTATAATTATGCCGATGTTGAGGTAGGCAATGAGATCTATGTAATAGCTGAAGAGAGAGTAAAGAACGTAATGACTGAAGCTAAGATTTCCAATTATAAAGTATTAAAAGTGTATAAAGGAGAGGAATTACTAGGCCTCAATTACGAGAATCCATTAAAAGATCTTGTACCTGCACAAAATAATCTAGATGCATATCATAAAGTAGTAGATGGAGGAAATTTAGTGAGTTTAGAAGACGGTACTGGATTAGTTCACTCAGCTCCTGGTCACGGAGATGTAGACTTTGATTTAGGAAAAAGAATCGGTTCCCCAATAGTTATGTTAGTAGATGATAGAGGAAATATGACAGAACAAGCAGGAAAGTATAAGGGTAAATATGTTAGGGATGCTTCAATAGAAATAATTGAAGACCTAAAAGCTAGAAACGCATTATTAATTAGTACGAAGATTGTTCACAGATATCCAATATGCTGGAGATGTAAGACTCCTTTAATATTAAGGGCTATTCAACAATGGTTTATTAAGGTAACCAAGGTAAAACAGGAATTATTAAATGAGATAAATAATGTAGAGTGGATTCCTGATTGGGGTAAGACGAGAATAGGTAACATGGTAAAAGAACTTAGAGATTGGGTAATAAGTAGACAGAGATTTTGGGGAAATCCTTTACCAATCTGGATTTGTAAGAATAATCATGTAACTGTCGTAGGTAGTGTGGAAGAATTAAAGAAGTTAGCAATAGACAGTGTTCCTAATGATCTTCATAAGCCGTGGATAGATAATGTTAAGTTAAAGTGCCCTATATGCGGTGAAGAAGCTTATAGAGTTCCTGATGTAGCTGACGTATGGTTTGATAGCGGTGTAGCGTTCTTTGCTAGTTTGGGCGAAAATTGGAAAGAAAAATGGGAAAAATTGTCTCCTGTGGATCTAGTTCTAGAAGGGCATGATCAGCTTAGAGGCTGGTTCTTTAGTTTGTTAAGATCTGGGGTTATATTAGATGATAAGGCTCCATACAAATCGGTATTAGTCCACGGATTTATGCTAGACGAACAAGGAAGAGAAATGCACAAAAGTTTAGGTAATTATGTAGAACCTTCAGTCGTTATAGATAAATATGGAAGAGATGTTTTAAGACTATGGCTATTAAAGAATACTACATGGGAAGACGCCAAATTTTCTTGGAAATCTATAGAACTAACAAAGCGTGATTTACAAGTAGTCTGGAATGTTTATGTTTTTGCAAGTATGTATATGAGTTTAGATAATTTTAATCCAGAAAAATATACGTTTAATGATATAAAAAATGCTCTAAAGATAGAAGATTACTGGATACTTTCTAGATTTAATAGAGTATTGAAAGGAATAAAAGAGTCTATGAAATATTATAAAGTTCATGAGCTAGCTAATGCTATAATTCAGTTTTTAGTGGACGATGTAAGTAGATTCTACTTAAGGCTAATAAGGAATAGAGCATGGATAGAGTCTAACGACCCATCTAAAATAGCAATGTATTATATATTGTATTATATTCTGAAAAACTGGATAATTTTAGCATCGTCAGTCATTCCCTATACCGCAGAGAAAATATACAAGGAGTTTGTAATAAATGGCAAATTATCAGTAAGTATGGAGTCAATACCGGAAGCTCAAAACGAATTAATAAATGACGAGCTTGAATATGCTATAAATTTAGTTAAAGAGATAAACGAAGCAGGTTTAAATGCTAGAGCTCGTGCTGGTATAAAATTAAGATGGCCGTTAAAATCTGCGTACGTATTTCTAAATTCTGAAAATGATATAAAGTCTATAGGTCTGGTTACTGACATTCTAAAATCTACTCTTAATGTGAAAAACTTAGAGATAATGGGGATAGAGTCCCTTAAGTCATTTAGTAAAGTTGTTGCTGATCCAAATTCAGGATCTATAGGCAAAGAATTTAGACAAAATACGCCTAAAATAGTACAATATATTAATCAAAATTCAGAGATAGTAGCAAAAGATATTCTTGAAAAGGGAACTCATACCTTTATGTTAGACGGTACTGAGGTTTCACTCAATTTAACTCATGTTACTATAAGGGAATCTGTAATTGAGGGATATACTATTGCACGATTTGATAAAGGTGCTATAGCAATAAGTAAAGAATTGAGTAAAGAAGAGGAAGAGGAGGGCATAATCAGAGATTTAATAAGAAGAATCCAGTTTATGAGAAAGAGTATGAATCTTAATGTTCTAGATAATATACTAGTTTATATACAATCTCCAGAAGATAAATATTCGATCATAAACAAGTGGAAAGATTATATAAAGTCTGAAACAAGAGCCGTAGATGTTGTAACTAATAAAATAGAAGGCGAACTTATCAATGATTGGGATATTGAGGATGAGAAATATACAATTGGAATAAAAAAGGTTTAA
- a CDS encoding 50S ribosomal protein L22, with translation MSGWNYPLLNIDETKQGKAVSRNVSVSIKDLYNVCKAIRGKKLQDAKKYLDQVIEKKEAVPYWRYSTGASHKSGLETKWHIKDGRYPIKAAKYVLKTLENAEANAVSKGLDPDSLKIVHIAAHKGLILKRYMPRAFGRATAKNRRTSHIEVIVAEV, from the coding sequence ATGAGCGGATGGAATTATCCATTATTAAATATAGACGAAACCAAACAAGGCAAAGCAGTAAGTAGAAACGTATCAGTATCTATTAAAGATCTTTATAATGTATGTAAAGCAATTCGTGGTAAAAAATTGCAAGATGCTAAAAAGTATCTGGACCAGGTAATAGAGAAGAAGGAAGCAGTACCTTATTGGAGATATTCTACTGGAGCCTCACATAAATCAGGGTTAGAAACTAAATGGCATATTAAAGATGGCAGATATCCTATAAAGGCTGCAAAGTACGTTCTTAAAACTTTAGAAAATGCTGAAGCTAATGCTGTGTCAAAAGGTCTAGATCCAGATAGTCTAAAGATAGTTCATATTGCAGCTCATAAAGGGTTAATATTGAAAAGATATATGCCTAGAGCTTTTGGGCGAGCTACTGCAAAAAATAGAAGAACATCACATATAGAAGTTATAGTTGCAGAGGTGTGA
- the rpmC gene encoding 50S ribosomal protein L29 has translation MPHKTNDFLEDIRKLEIQDLNKRLQDTIADLIKLRAEARVGTIKDTASIRNMRKNIARLKTVINEKKRNSHREEKH, from the coding sequence ATGCCTCACAAAACCAATGATTTCCTAGAAGATATAAGAAAATTGGAAATTCAAGATCTAAATAAAAGGCTACAAGATACTATTGCTGATTTAATAAAATTAAGAGCCGAAGCTAGGGTAGGTACAATAAAGGACACAGCGTCTATTAGGAATATGAGAAAGAATATAGCAAGGCTTAAAACAGTTATTAATGAGAAAAAAAGGAATAGCCATCGTGAAGAGAAGCATTGA
- a CDS encoding 50S ribosomal protein L14 produces the protein MSEKLQMLGSRKGRTPALQNYSSVTVSDNSGGKEAVIVGVFGYRGVLRRVPFANVGDLVFVSVRKGTPEVRKQKFKAVIIRQKMPLRRADGTWISFEDNAVVIVNPDGTPKGTEVRGPVAREAAERWPKVASLATLII, from the coding sequence ATGTCAGAAAAACTTCAAATGTTAGGTTCTAGAAAAGGAAGGACTCCAGCTCTTCAGAATTATTCTAGTGTGACAGTGTCGGATAATAGTGGGGGTAAAGAGGCTGTTATAGTAGGCGTATTTGGATATAGAGGTGTGTTAAGAAGGGTGCCTTTCGCAAATGTAGGAGATTTAGTTTTTGTATCTGTAAGGAAAGGTACACCTGAGGTTAGGAAGCAGAAATTTAAAGCCGTAATAATTAGGCAAAAAATGCCATTAAGAAGAGCAGATGGAACCTGGATTTCATTTGAGGATAATGCAGTGGTTATAGTTAATCCAGATGGGACACCTAAAGGTACGGAAGTAAGAGGTCCAGTAGCTAGAGAAGCTGCTGAAAGATGGCCGAAAGTAGCTAGTTTGGCTACTTTAATTATTTAG
- a CDS encoding isocitrate/isopropylmalate family dehydrogenase has product MSFILALIPGDGVGPEIVNASKRILGKLIENYDLKIDIIEVEAGDSALAKYGTALPQQTIDVINKADVILKGPVGESAMDVVVKLRQMYDMYANIRPAKTLPNVQSKYSNVDILIVRENTEDLYKGYEYLIDNDSAVGMKIITRKASERIAHVALNYAVKRKKKVTCVHKANVMRITDGLFAKACRNVIKGIEYNEMYVDAAAANLVRNPNMFDVIVTTNVYGDILSDEAAQIAGSLGLAPSANIGDNKALFEPVHGAAFDIAGKDIANPTAFLLSVSMLFEYLYDKSKDNRYLKASNSLLDSIISVYSENKYTTIDVGGNTKLSQMSDVIYQRIK; this is encoded by the coding sequence ATGAGCTTTATATTAGCGTTAATCCCAGGAGATGGTGTAGGACCTGAAATAGTAAACGCTAGCAAGAGAATTTTAGGAAAATTAATAGAGAACTATGATCTTAAGATAGATATAATTGAAGTTGAAGCAGGTGATTCGGCTTTAGCTAAATATGGTACAGCGTTGCCTCAGCAGACTATAGATGTAATCAATAAGGCTGATGTAATTTTAAAGGGGCCAGTAGGCGAAAGTGCTATGGACGTAGTAGTTAAACTACGGCAAATGTATGATATGTACGCTAACATAAGACCAGCAAAGACTTTGCCTAACGTTCAGTCTAAATATAGCAATGTAGATATCCTCATAGTTAGAGAAAATACTGAAGATCTATATAAGGGATATGAGTACTTAATAGATAACGATTCTGCAGTAGGAATGAAAATAATAACCAGAAAAGCTTCTGAGAGAATAGCTCATGTTGCTCTAAACTATGCTGTTAAACGTAAAAAGAAAGTTACATGTGTACATAAAGCCAATGTAATGAGAATTACGGATGGGCTTTTTGCAAAAGCTTGCAGAAATGTCATTAAGGGAATAGAGTATAATGAAATGTATGTTGACGCTGCTGCCGCTAATCTAGTTAGAAATCCTAACATGTTTGATGTTATAGTAACGACTAATGTTTATGGCGATATTTTAAGTGACGAAGCAGCACAAATAGCAGGTAGTTTAGGTTTAGCTCCTTCTGCTAATATAGGCGATAATAAAGCTTTATTCGAGCCAGTTCACGGAGCCGCGTTTGACATAGCTGGGAAAGATATAGCTAATCCGACGGCATTTCTCTTATCTGTGTCAATGTTATTCGAATATCTATATGATAAATCTAAAGATAATAGATATCTAAAAGCATCTAATTCTTTGCTAGATTCTATAATTTCAGTATATAGTGAGAATAAATATACTACGATTGATGTAGGAGGTAACACTAAGCTTAGCCAAATGTCTGACGTAATATATCAAAGGATTAAGTGA
- a CDS encoding 50S ribosomal protein L2, giving the protein MGKKLLQQRAGRGNINFRNPGWLRVGKVRYPSVVRYQIGKVIDIIHNPGMLAPVAKVKLEDGTSFYTQAVQGLVINQKIEIGKGAPSSLGNIVEVGSLPEGTMISNVEKYRGDGGRYARSAGSYAIIVGKAGNKVLIRMPSGKIKEVMYNALATIGVIAGGGALEKPLLKAGNNYWKYKVKAKVWPHVRGVAMNVVDHPHGGGLHASVSRSSTVSRNAPPGRKVGHIAARRTGRKERK; this is encoded by the coding sequence ATGGGTAAAAAATTATTACAACAAAGAGCTGGAAGAGGTAATATAAATTTTAGAAATCCGGGATGGCTTAGGGTTGGAAAGGTAAGATATCCTAGTGTTGTTAGATATCAGATAGGCAAAGTAATTGACATAATTCATAATCCTGGTATGCTAGCGCCGGTGGCTAAAGTTAAGTTAGAAGATGGTACTTCGTTTTACACTCAAGCTGTACAAGGATTAGTTATTAATCAGAAAATAGAAATAGGGAAAGGTGCTCCTTCATCCTTGGGTAATATAGTCGAAGTTGGAAGTTTACCTGAAGGTACAATGATTTCTAATGTAGAAAAATATAGGGGCGATGGTGGACGTTATGCTAGGTCTGCAGGGTCTTATGCCATAATAGTTGGTAAAGCTGGAAATAAGGTCTTAATTAGAATGCCTTCTGGAAAAATAAAAGAGGTTATGTATAATGCTCTTGCTACTATAGGTGTAATAGCTGGAGGCGGAGCTCTAGAAAAACCTTTATTAAAAGCAGGGAATAACTATTGGAAATATAAAGTCAAAGCTAAGGTATGGCCACATGTTAGAGGAGTAGCAATGAACGTTGTAGATCATCCACACGGTGGTGGATTACATGCTAGTGTAAGTAGATCTAGTACAGTATCTAGAAACGCACCGCCAGGAAGAAAAGTAGGCCATATAGCAGCTAGAAGAACAGGGAGGAAGGAAAGAAAGTGA
- a CDS encoding putative RNA uridine N3 methyltransferase produces the protein MFEFPRRKELNVALFSSILSVESSIEEVTLKVSEIFRYLLIFRVSKLYIINDSPKLYNIIRKIFDYAILPPYLKRTIPRQKELSKVGLLSPMNIYSHIVHRLPTEGEVRIGKGGDFGLKRNLNIKDSSVLILDSVELDYIKYPYIYYSGFKLIKCDLDSIKTKKNLIIGSRNGKDPFLHKREINDLYEKNGITLLIGPPKGNLLNTLGLEFLIKSYNFIPKQGVSDIRTEEALISSLSILNLIIE, from the coding sequence ATGTTTGAATTTCCAAGGAGAAAGGAACTAAATGTAGCCTTATTTTCTTCCATATTAAGTGTTGAATCGTCAATAGAAGAGGTGACTCTTAAAGTTTCTGAAATTTTTAGATATCTTCTAATATTTAGAGTATCTAAATTATATATTATTAATGACTCACCCAAATTGTATAATATTATAAGAAAGATCTTTGATTATGCCATATTACCTCCATATTTAAAGAGAACAATTCCAAGACAAAAAGAACTTAGTAAGGTTGGCTTACTATCTCCAATGAATATTTATTCTCATATTGTGCATAGATTACCAACAGAAGGCGAAGTTAGGATAGGTAAAGGAGGAGATTTTGGTCTTAAGCGTAACTTAAATATAAAAGATTCTTCAGTATTAATCTTGGATTCAGTTGAACTTGACTATATAAAATATCCTTATATATATTATTCTGGATTTAAACTCATAAAATGTGATTTAGACAGCATAAAAACCAAAAAGAATTTGATAATAGGTAGTAGAAATGGGAAAGACCCTTTTTTGCATAAAAGAGAAATAAATGATTTATATGAAAAAAATGGGATAACTCTATTAATTGGGCCGCCTAAGGGGAATTTACTAAATACATTAGGCTTAGAATTTCTTATTAAGTCATATAACTTTATTCCAAAACAAGGTGTATCAGATATTAGGACAGAAGAGGCTCTAATATCTTCGCTTTCCATTTTAAATCTTATAATAGAATAG
- a CDS encoding 30S ribosomal protein S17: MVKVSQSKNIGIPNISLPESVCNDKYCPFHGKLKVRGMIFEGKIIKLRANKTGVFEKSHIHYNTKYKRYERRRSRIHVHVPPCLNLKEGDNVIIAECRPIAKSVSYVVVGKVGGA; this comes from the coding sequence GTGGTTAAGGTGAGTCAGAGTAAAAATATAGGAATTCCTAACATAAGCTTGCCTGAAAGTGTGTGCAATGATAAATATTGTCCATTTCATGGTAAGTTAAAGGTTAGAGGAATGATATTTGAAGGAAAAATAATAAAACTTAGAGCTAATAAGACAGGAGTTTTTGAGAAAAGTCATATTCATTATAATACAAAATATAAGCGATACGAGAGAAGAAGGAGCAGAATTCATGTGCATGTTCCTCCATGTTTAAATCTTAAAGAGGGAGATAACGTTATAATAGCAGAATGTAGACCTATAGCCAAATCAGTATCCTATGTTGTGGTAGGAAAAGTAGGTGGTGCATAA
- the rpl4p gene encoding 50S ribosomal protein L4, producing MYYELQVRKSNILSLDGSSLKEIELPLIFSYPVRKDLIRRAFYASLTRSLQPKARDPMAGKRTPASSFGINLGLARVPRIRTTGEGALAPNTVGGRAAFPPTLREKIIEEINEKEKRLATISAISATADKLFVTSRGHKFTIDNLPIVVTDELASISKPKELLSVLSKIKVIDDVYRVKDGIKIRAGKGKMRGRKYKIPVGPLIISHDVSKLLLAAKNIPGVDVVNAGIVSVIHLAPGAQPGRLTIYTESSLDILNRRLGGLL from the coding sequence ATGTATTATGAATTACAAGTAAGGAAATCAAATATTTTGAGTTTGGACGGTAGTAGTTTAAAGGAAATAGAACTTCCATTAATTTTTAGCTATCCAGTAAGAAAAGATTTGATTAGACGTGCATTTTATGCTTCACTTACAAGATCATTGCAGCCTAAGGCAAGAGATCCTATGGCGGGTAAAAGAACGCCGGCTTCTAGTTTCGGAATAAATTTAGGTTTAGCAAGAGTTCCTAGAATAAGAACTACAGGAGAAGGTGCATTAGCACCCAATACTGTAGGAGGTAGGGCTGCTTTCCCACCCACATTAAGAGAGAAGATTATAGAAGAAATAAATGAGAAGGAGAAAAGACTAGCTACTATTAGTGCTATTTCAGCTACTGCAGATAAATTATTTGTTACGTCGAGAGGCCATAAATTTACTATTGATAATTTACCTATAGTTGTAACTGACGAGCTAGCAAGTATAAGTAAACCAAAAGAGCTACTATCAGTATTAAGTAAAATAAAAGTTATAGACGACGTATATAGAGTTAAGGATGGAATAAAGATAAGAGCCGGAAAAGGTAAAATGAGAGGAAGAAAATACAAAATTCCAGTAGGTCCACTAATAATTTCGCATGATGTTAGCAAGCTATTATTAGCAGCTAAAAATATACCAGGAGTTGATGTTGTTAATGCAGGTATTGTTAGTGTTATTCATTTAGCTCCTGGTGCTCAGCCAGGAAGACTTACTATATATACTGAGAGCTCACTAGATATACTTAACAGAAGATTAGGTGGATTATTATGA
- a CDS encoding 30S ribosomal protein S19, which produces MSIEFPPEWKKFTYRGKNLDELIEMPMDEFIKLLPSRQRRSLVRGFNNHQRRLLEKIRKLRRQGNLDKTIKTHVRDLVILPEMVGLKFGIYNGKEFVEVQIVPEMIGHYLGEFSISTKKVEHGEPGLKATRSSLFLAMKG; this is translated from the coding sequence ATGTCAATTGAGTTTCCGCCCGAATGGAAAAAGTTTACATATAGAGGTAAAAATTTGGACGAGTTAATCGAAATGCCTATGGATGAGTTCATAAAATTGCTTCCATCCAGGCAAAGAAGATCACTAGTTAGAGGCTTTAATAATCATCAACGTAGGCTTCTAGAGAAAATAAGAAAACTTAGAAGGCAGGGTAATTTAGACAAGACTATAAAGACTCACGTTAGAGATTTGGTAATATTGCCTGAAATGGTTGGACTAAAATTCGGTATATATAATGGTAAAGAATTCGTAGAAGTTCAGATAGTTCCAGAAATGATAGGCCATTACCTTGGGGAATTCTCAATAAGCACAAAGAAAGTAGAGCATGGAGAGCCTGGATTAAAGGCTACAAGATCAAGTCTATTCCTAGCTATGAAGGGATAA
- a CDS encoding 50S ribosomal protein L3, whose product MGHRKLASPRRGSSGLRPRKRAEEILPTPRSWPIVNYENPTLLGFVGYKVGMTHVYMIDNTRGSDNFGKEIFVPSTVIETPPILPLAIKAYGITSKGEPASITEYWANLPSDIHLERRIRNIKINSEKQSAFLNKIKDNINNLLFLRLIVATQPKLVPALGKKTPDITEIQIGGGTLNAQLDYALSILGKPMTVNSVLKEGQLIDIIGVTKGKGFEGVVKRYSVQELPRWHKHRKGSRKVGTKGPSLGTPSYVPQPGQMGFHRRTEYNKLILKISDKIDEINPKGGFVKYGQVRNTYILLKGSTIGVRKRPLFLRYAIRPYEITPTPQNITYIDLNSKQG is encoded by the coding sequence TTGGGACATCGTAAGCTTGCATCACCTAGAAGAGGTTCCTCAGGTCTAAGACCTAGGAAAAGGGCAGAAGAAATCTTGCCTACTCCTAGATCTTGGCCAATAGTTAACTATGAGAATCCGACGTTATTAGGATTTGTAGGATACAAGGTAGGAATGACTCATGTTTATATGATAGATAATACGAGAGGATCTGATAATTTTGGCAAGGAAATATTCGTGCCATCTACTGTTATAGAAACTCCTCCAATACTTCCTTTAGCAATAAAGGCATATGGAATAACTAGTAAAGGAGAACCTGCTAGCATTACAGAATATTGGGCAAATTTGCCTTCTGATATACATTTGGAAAGAAGAATAAGGAATATAAAGATAAATTCAGAAAAGCAAAGCGCTTTCCTAAATAAGATAAAGGATAACATAAATAATTTATTATTTTTAAGGCTAATTGTTGCAACTCAACCTAAACTAGTACCTGCGTTGGGTAAGAAGACTCCAGACATTACAGAAATTCAAATAGGTGGAGGAACTTTAAATGCTCAATTAGATTATGCTCTAAGTATACTGGGTAAGCCCATGACAGTGAATTCTGTGCTCAAAGAAGGCCAATTAATTGATATAATAGGTGTAACAAAAGGTAAAGGCTTTGAAGGGGTTGTAAAAAGATATAGCGTACAGGAATTACCTAGATGGCATAAGCATAGGAAAGGAAGTAGGAAAGTAGGTACGAAGGGTCCTTCCTTAGGAACACCTAGTTATGTTCCTCAGCCTGGGCAAATGGGATTCCATAGAAGAACTGAATATAATAAGCTTATATTGAAAATAAGTGACAAGATAGATGAGATAAATCCTAAAGGCGGTTTTGTTAAATATGGACAAGTTAGGAATACATATATTTTACTTAAAGGATCTACTATAGGCGTAAGGAAAAGACCTTTATTTTTACGTTATGCAATCAGACCATACGAGATAACTCCTACACCACAAAACATTACATATATAGATCTAAACAGTAAGCAAGGGTGA